From one Rhodamnia argentea isolate NSW1041297 chromosome 1, ASM2092103v1, whole genome shotgun sequence genomic stretch:
- the LOC115743869 gene encoding uncharacterized protein LOC115743869, with protein MAVLLTSQKPILDDMRKPDLEVLIHHLGTRLANLRVQPTLIERIKAKQNDDPQARKIREGVEAERREGFSIHANESPRFRGQLCVPDDSELKKEILREAHSTRFSIHPRNTKMYIDPRENFWWINMKKDVVKFVDQCLVCQQVKIEHQKPGGQLHPLEIPKCKLGLSLEDMAKRYVNEIVKLHGVPVSIVFDRDPRFVSNFWKSIQRALGTRLNFSTTFHP; from the exons ATGGCGGTATTACTTACTTCTCAGAAGCCTATTCTCGACGACATGCGAAAACCGGACTTAGAGGTATTGATACATCATCTTGGCACCCGATTAGCTAATCTTAGAGTACAACCCACGTTGATAGAAAGAATTAAAGCAAAACAGAATGATGATCCTCAAGCGAGAAAGATTAGAGAAGGCGTCGAAGCCGAAAGGCGGGAGGGCTTCAGTATTCATGCCAATGAGTCACCGAGATTTCGTGGTCAACTTTGTGTCCCCGACGATTcggaattgaaaaaggagataTTGCGGGAAGCCCACAGCACCAGATTTTCTATTCATCCAAGAAATACTAAGATGTATATAGACCCGAGAGAAAACTTCTGGTGGATTAACATGAAAAAAGATGTCGTCAAATTTGTCGACCAGTGTCTTGTTTGCCAGCAAGTAAAGATTGAACATCAAAAGCCAGGTGGACAGCTACACCCACTTGAGATACCTAAATGCAA ATTGGGTCTCTCACTTGAAGACATGGCGAAACGGTACGTTAATGAGATAGTGAAACTTCATGGGGTTCCAGTGAGCATTGTTTTCGACAGGGATCCACGGTTCGTGTCCAACTTTTGGAAGAGTATTCAAAGAGCGTTGGGTACTAGACTTAACTTCAGTACAACATTTCATCCATAG